TCAGATGATTCGTTAATTGGGATCTTAACCTTGCCACAAGGAGATGTCATTGCACGTGACACTAGGCCAGTTTGTTTACCTTTAATATCGAAATAACGAATTTCTTGGAAATTACCAATGCGCTCGTAGAAACCTGCCCATAAATCCATGTTACCTTGCTTAACGTTGTGCGTTAGGTGATCTAGCACATCTAAACCTACGCTTTGCTTGGCAACGATATCTTCCCAATTTTCGTAGAAATTGAAATCAATGTCGTAAATGTTCTTATCTTTGTAACGGTCAACAAAATACAGCGTGCTTTCCCCAATTCCGTAAACCGCAGGAATTTTTAACTCCATGTATCCTAAGTTGCCTTGGAATTCCTTCGCACCATTTTCAATAGCATGTTCAAGCGCTTTAACAGCATTGTTAACACGAAATGCCATGCCGCATACACTTGGGCCATGAATACGTGCAAACTCTTCTGCTTGAGAGTTTGGCTGGGCATTAACGATAAAATTAATGTCACCTTGTTTGAATAACCACACTTGTTTGCTTTTATGCTTTGCTACTTCAGCAAAACCTAAACCCAAGAATAAATCTTTTAATGCTTGAATACCTGCTTCATCTGCCGCTGTATATTCAACAAACTCAAACCCATCAGTCCCCAAAGGATTATAACTATCTAACATGTGCTTTGTTCTCCAAAGTAAAAACTACAAATTTATCGTTATTGTTTTTATGACATTTTGTAGTGCAATTTAACGCCTGACTAGTCCATTAAAGAAATCAATCTATTAGGGTTTTTAAGATATTATGTAAAGATATAAGTACAGTGGTACTTTTTGAACGAATCAAGGAAGGAAAGTGGCCTAAATCGATTGTTTTTAGGCCATCATGAGGAAACTAATTAGCACATCGCGTAATTAAACCTTTACAGTCTTACGATTTATTCCGTAATCACGTAATTTGTTAGCAACTGCGGTATGACTCAGCCCCAACTTTTTAGCTAACTGTCGAGAACTTGGATACGCAGGATACAGTTTACGTAATACTGTTGCTTCAAAACGCTTAACCGCTTCTTCTAGCGTGCCATCAAAGTCTTGATCCAGATAACCAAAGTTACTGTTGTAAGAAGGTAATTGCAGGTGCTCTTTTGTTAAATAGTCACCTTCTAGCAATGTAACTGCGCGATACAAGGCATTCTCTAACTGCCTAACGTTACCCGGCCATGGATATTGTTGAACAAACTGCTGGCAAGCTTCATCCAGTGATGGCGTTGAACGCCCTAATTGACGAGAGTATTTTT
This is a stretch of genomic DNA from Flocculibacter collagenilyticus. It encodes these proteins:
- the hppD gene encoding 4-hydroxyphenylpyruvate dioxygenase — encoded protein: MLDSYNPLGTDGFEFVEYTAADEAGIQALKDLFLGLGFAEVAKHKSKQVWLFKQGDINFIVNAQPNSQAEEFARIHGPSVCGMAFRVNNAVKALEHAIENGAKEFQGNLGYMELKIPAVYGIGESTLYFVDRYKDKNIYDIDFNFYENWEDIVAKQSVGLDVLDHLTHNVKQGNMDLWAGFYERIGNFQEIRYFDIKGKQTGLVSRAMTSPCGKVKIPINESSDDKSQIAEYLEEYNGEGIQHIALTTDDIYETVRTLRSRGMDFMPTPDTYYERIDGRVPGHDEDVEKLKELRILIDGLPAKDGVLLQIFTQTVIGPVFFEIIQRKGNEGFGEGNFQALFESIEEDQIRRGVLKGDPVDA